The DNA window GAAaatcaggtaaatgatatcgttcACCCTATATGGACCTAGAAAACCTGCCATTTGTGGATATCCTGAATCCACAAGATAATGTTTTCCTACAagaaagtaaaacataatatcaagtttaaaaataaataaaaaatttaatatttttatgtaaaaattaattaaaaaattaaagttcaacctGGTGGAGGGTGTGGAAACTTTACTCGTGTTTTCTAAGTGCttgcaaaaaaattctactatcatgtgctgttccttcccaaccaggaaatgcaaaaataaagcacatgttgaagtcacaaactgccataatattttgagttggttcaccttttcgtccgatataaggtatttgacaagaagacgaaatgcatgcttttatgtgtgtttcatctatggccccaatacaatcctttaaaataaatacaagtaatgagataaaagttagaaataatttacattttaaaaatataaagattgtgtaaACTTTACCTTAAAGTGAGGCCAATATCTTGTATCATGTCGAATATGGTTCGGTACTTCCTCGAATTGACCTTCAGTGGGTTTAATCGTGTTTATTCCCGTTTGAGCAAATATATGcaacatatcagtaaaaattcgactaacagtttccccagatcgttgaaatctctctgttgcatttgaatttgattctctatttccaagaatgtacaatgataatgctaacttcTCCATCGTCGATACTTTCCCATtctttaagccataatttatttgcaaatcatgcaacaagctgtgaaatatattttttggcatcctaAAACTATTCATGTAACGATCATCGTGCCCATTTAATACTTCGTCCACCCACATTTGACCTGTATAATTTGAATCCATACGCGGTTgcatagtgaaataagtttcatggtgcaccaatacactgcttaacacatattcttcctctttatgataattgttgtgcttaacttgggtaacaattgtggctatttttcgttgagcttcttcacttaattcaggggtatcataattcatatcaaaactattatacatattgttaaattcatccataacctgaaaaagtaataaaatgaaaataaattaatatttcgtgACATTCTATACAACACAGAAACTTGATTAAAAGCATAGCAcaaaaataccaaacataaaaagtatcatacattagtttttcatataaaaaagtagtatagttatattacaataataattctaaggagcttatggtggaggtggttgatggtatggttggaagggaaatgaggatgttgctaccaaggatgaaaatgatgcaattggattttgttcAGCATACTCACGTCGAAGCCACCAAACCCTATCATCTGGATCTAAGTTCAAAAACTCTTCTCGTTTCACCGGTATTTGGAACATTTTGGTGGCAAAATAGTACAATTCAtctttttttggaatttcatctcccaaagcacgcaaagcatccattgtatttgaaatagtatattgagagtgaggaaaaataatttcattcactgaCTTCCGTGGACTAACCATACtctcacacaatttctcaatttgagtagttaatgtatttcttgatgattttctacttgaacttgatttttttcctttaccgTGTATAGCCCCAAGTGTTTGCTTTCTTCGATTAGGAATTTCATGAGAGGTTTGATGGTATCTCATTAGGAGGAATACCTTCATTCTCGTTACTATGTTCATCTGAATCACCAAATCCCTCATTAGGTGCATCATCTCCCATAGGAACCCCACTTGGAAGAACACCAGACGAAGGTGCCCATGCGTTCTCTCCAGTAGCTACAATGCCACCAAACATTTGCTacattaactcattcaatcgtggtttaattcatttattcttaaatcctttaaaatcaggattttcctacataacatgttaaatgttaaatgttatactaatatttttataattgtaaattattaatttcaataaactttatgcattaaaataatgataaagttaacactaacctgtatttttgcagcccaccattcttcggtagcatcgaccgtctttttagatggacaccatccaatacctgtagattccttaagcaactctCTCCATAACCTCCATTCCCTTTTTAATGTATCccatttatttttcaattgaggttttctataatttttttgtgtttttgcttgaaaaagagcaatgacattttcccatctttttgagtttagatgagttgtcggtctattaccagcattgacttcattcacgtaaagttcacaaaatatcaacgtcagctcatcatcccaaacagcttttgttgctaaggtactatctccctccacaaaatttcgtgtctttaccatctattattattattttgattttaaatgtcaaccgacataaaaccataaatatataattagaaataataatatagtttcataaaaaataagaataacacATCACGAATGGATGAAATCCATAATATGAACactaaagaaaaaattttcaaagatccATAATAAACAATAACGAGGATATAGAAAGGATAATTGATTAtgactatttttttaaaagtgtAAGCAAACTTTAGCAGTTGTAAATTTATATATCATGAGTAATTCTATTCAGGTACTTATTTTCAATTATCATGAATGCTTATGCTACAAAATTAGAATAGTTATTCGTAATTAAAAGGAACAATAGTGACAAGATATTATTATCAATCGTCCTTCAGGATTAATAGGAAAAAATTAGTTCCAACTCAAAATATAAAAGTATTCATCGTTGAGCTCGATTTAagcataatattaatataatttctatttatttaagtCTGGTACAATTCAAAATATAAGcataaaattttacccaatcccgattatatttgtaaataattaaactaaaaactcATTTTAGGTCCcgccatattattttttaaaagatatacttatattattttttatttaatatttaataattttatatatttctcatgtattaaaatttgataaatagtcactttataatttttatttgttataaattacataatatataaaaataacataatataaaaccttataaatttaaaaaaaaaattgggtcgAGCTTTAAGTAGAAACGATCCtattggtttgaaaatttatgagTTCTTCTAAAAACGGATTGCTATGAAAGTGTTACAAGAGAACATTGGTGACTATTACAAGATTAATCATGACTAATTGTATTTAGATTCTTTATTTactacaaaataaataaaaaattcaaacctaaaaataatcacaattaactttcaaaatcaaaCTAAAATACCAAAGggcaaattttattattatttactcaaCTACCCATTTATCCTCATCATTAATGTTTCCTGCAAATCCATGGTGAATAACCATCTATGATGATGAAACACCAAGCGCTTTGAAATCGGTAAGAACAGCCATTTATGAAgatgaatttttctttttaaggatTGTTTTTCTATCACTAAAAGAAGCGAAACAAAAGCTCTGTGGCTAAAGGAGGATGCGTTCTGATAGAAGCTTGAAGTCCACTCATTTTCTTATCAGTAGTGAAACATCAGTTTGCAAGTTAACTCTCAAGTAAAAACTTCGACACACAACCATGTTGTCTGAAAATCTCATCGTCTAAAAAGAAAAGCTCTGTGGCTAAAGGAGGATACTTTCTGATAGAAGCTTGAAGTCCACTCATTTTCTTATCAGTAGTGAAACATCAGTTGCAAGTTAACTCTCAAGTAAAAACTTCAACATACAACCATGTTGGCTGAAAATCTCATCGtctaaaaagaaaaaaccaaataCTCAAGGAATTAATTACGGATCGCACAAAACAAAAACCATGTTGAAGCATCAATGATTTTTAGGGATATGCAAATAGATGAAGCAATAACATTATATCTTTGCAAAAATGGGAAAATCCAAGACACTACTTCTATCTTGGATGACATTCTGCAAATGGGTATAAATCCTAATATTTCTACCTTCAGGATGTTAATAGAAGCTTTCTGCAAGGCAAGTGATTTTGGAGTAGCGAAGGAGTTATTTAAGATTGGTCTATATGTGGTCACAAAGAGTTTACATACAGTTTCTAGTACCCTCACGCACAAACAAATGAACCCagatagttattattatttttatctaagaACAAGATGAGACTTtgatacaattcaaacacatatatagagTGGAAAAAGAAGGGTTTTGACTTACCAAGTGATCAGAGTTGAGAACGAGATTGATAGGATGAGTCGAAAAACAGAGTTTCTTTGAGTCTGCTTGTTGTTGGTGGTGTGTTTTTTCCGGGAGAAGTGGGAAAGAAGGAGAGTGGGAAAGCAGGAGTTGACAGAATTTGGCTGCCAAATCTGAAGAAAAATAAGAATGGGAAAGAAATTAGTTTAACtttcaaggataaaatggtaaaataataaataaaaataagagtatttatatCTGTTAAAAATACCAACAGTTCAATTAATTTCAATTGCTATTGAAATCTCCAGTTGATTTGGGGCTGACCAGCGTGGTGGAGATAACTTCTCACTAGACTGACTGGGTTGTGGTATTGTAATTGGATGTGAAAGAAATTGTTGAGATTACCTTCAAATGAAAGTGTTTGAGTGTGTACCATCAAATTGGAATACCGTGTTTTCTCACTGGACTGACATGCTGAACCAAAGGACTGACTAGTAGATTGGTACCATATTTTTTCCCTAACTGTAGTTCACTGACAAGCAAAGCCAAACCAAAGGAACCTAAAGAAACTATCTGACAACATAAAAGAGACCACAAAAATCTTTAACCACAGTCATACACTCATGAAAGAAAAGATAAATGATTAGATGCATATCTGACTCTTTCTTTTGTATGTCTATACAAAGTTCATAATatggaaaaaattaaatataatatgttATAAAAGACGAAAATCCCTGCCTCCTCTCAGTGCCTGCATTTTGTGTCCTTCGACTTTTTGCAAACTTTatttttagtcacttaattatgaaaatttataaaatgattatttaattattagtaaaaacttttttagtcactcaattatgaaaagttatagaaTGGtcactcaaactatttaattttgttttttcaatCACCAGCGGGCTAACAGTGACagcttttaaaattaacataatagtaactttaattctcaatatttatattatattatgtcaatttagtcttgattctaaaaaaatctaaccctcaacatttacacgttgtgtaatttagtcttttttgcaattttttttaccctttcacctaaaaagctaaaaaataaattatcaactattgaaaatatacaaaaaaaatgaaaacacccaaaaatctaagataataattttcatctattctcgttattttaaaattaaccctcaatgtcAGAGAAAATCAAAactacaaaaaaaatcaaattacataatgtgtaaatgttaagagttaactttttttaaaatcaatactaaattgacataaatgtcaatttagtattgattttaaaagaaaaatcataacaatatttttattttttatagaaacaaaaaagaagcaaaattgaagtaaaaagtGAGAGTAACCTTTTCAAAATTTCTGTCAATATATATGCAATGGAGAgtaactagaggtgatcatgggttgggcggcCTGGCTCAGCCCGACGGCTTGTCCGAAATATGGAAGGGttcggataaaaatataggcctaaaatataaatttgggtaaaaaataaGGCTCATTTAAATTTCAAAGACATTAATAGttttaacaatgttaaaaaaTGAGTTCcgacccgaatataataaatatatatatttattttaaaatacatttcCCAATCCCATTAACTCATTTCCCTATTTCTTTCTCATTTCCTCTCTTCCACAGATCTCCCTAAGCTTGTGCCCTCCTCCCTTTTTTCTCAATTCGAGTTCACTTCCGGCACCAATCCACCTCCGCCGATCCACCTCCGGTCCTCCACGCCTCCACCCATTTCCAGAATCATAGGTTAGAGCGAAGCTACAAACGTCTTCTACCTTTGAATTTCAAAGGTATATTAACAGTGTTAACCCTAATTTATTCGATTCAATTCTCATTAGACATTTAGTTAGTTTTCctgtttattttttctttctctgatCTTTACTGTAAATATAAGTAATCTTCCATAGATTTCCTGTGAGTCCAGTTGGGAAATCGTTATTGTGACACGGAGATGATATGCAGATGTATTTGACTTTTGATTTTAGATTCACTCCCCCCTTTTGAAGatcggttaatttataatttttgttagaAGACAAAATTTTGCCAAGATCCTTGAGTCTGGTTTAATAATCTTTTTTATAtccaaaattttaagctcattatAGTAGCAATTCTTTTGGGAACGGTGGAAGCTTTGGATCTATCGTTGCTTCAAAGTATTCCTTTGACGGAGTGTGCTCTTATATAACTATACCACAagctataataaaaataaacagctTTCCTTTGTCCCCAAACGAGAAATGACAGGAGTTGCAACCATAGTTCTTGATAACGAAAGTTACTAGTAAGAGTTGAATCTATTGTAGTGGCTGAAGCCTTAGCTAATGATTTTTTGTTCTAGGCGACCTCTGCTAAAAGGGATATCTTTTGTTTTATGTGTTGATGCATCTTTTGTCCACTGATAAAACGAATGTTGCTGTAGATTGGGTCACTGGATGCACTAGGATAAGATGGATGATGGTTACATCTAAatcaatagatttttttttaaaaattttgatcagGTAAAACAATGTTTCTAGTAATGTGAATAAACTACTATGGTTTGACTACCTTCTTTTCTTTGTAATGGAAGACTTGTTTAATTCTACTTATGTTTAACAACTCTTTTAAGCTTCCAATATATACTAACCAGATTTTAGTAATGAAACTgacttttatatttaatcatttgaaaaatataaaaaaatttagacaaaAACAACTTTCATATTTGTCACTTAAAAGAATTGTTAAACATAAGTAGAATTAAACAAGTCTTCCATTACAAATAAACATAGTGATATGACATCAATTTGTAAACTCCAATCATATAGAAGGATAGTCATAGCCAAATCTGACAATTatagctatatatatattaagagaCTGATTATTAAGAGTTTTATTCAACAAgtgaagtaatttttttttttagcatatgGTTCCTGAATCTTGACATCTGGAAActtgtttttttcatttttagaaagcaacttacatatatatatgtatgtatatatatctttACTGTAAAATTGCCTTGAGGTGAGTTTTGTATTTCAATATGAGGCTATAGGATTAAGGGTAACTGAGCACAATTAAGAGCAAAATTGTGTTATTCAATTATTATTGGATGagaattgatttatgttttatagaGCATGTAATTTGTAGGGCTGAGATCACAAGCTTAGTTTCTTcatttaatctcttttttttttttttttttgctttgttttactACAGAAACAAGCTACTTAGTGAGGCAGAAAAATAGTAGGCCCAGGTAGGTTGCTCTCACTACCTCacactagaggtgctcatgggccgggcggcccggcccggcccgacggcccgccctgAAATATggaagggtttgggtaaaaatataggcccgaaatatggtcttgggcaaaaaaaatgaggcccgtttagaaaacgggccgggcctcgggcaccacttttttggctcgggcctggcccgatataataaatatatttattttttaaattttaaaatattttttacatacttttttaattttttttaattttaaaatatttttaaaatacttttttttttaatttttttaattttaaaatatttttaaaatactttttttaattttttaaaatttttaaaataaaaatgggccgggccgggcttatgattttttcccgggccgggcctgggcaaaatcttaggcccatatttcgggccgggccgaaattttttatgggcccggcccgacccggcccatgagcacctctatctCACACCCTTTCCTTCGAAACAATCAACCTTAGCGACTTTTCCTAAATGATGTGTGTTTTTTTAGTATTACTTAAAGACATGTGACAAGTTTGATCTTGTATCACAAGGCTAGCATAGTTAAATAACTAGTTTATTATCTCGTGCAATATATGAGTTCGGTATTATACTATTAtgcaataaattataattttgttataaaattaaatatgttgattgGTTAATGTATGGATATTCTGgttggttgattatattttgcaggttttttatacaattttggtgtttactaaaaaaaaaggtcgggccgggccgggctcgagcTTAGTAATTTTTTCCGGGCCAACCCTAGACAAAATTGTAGACCCATATTTCGGTTCAGGCCAGGCCCGGGCCTAGAAAGCGGGCCGGAAATTTTTTCTAGGCCcggcccaacccatgatcacctctaggaGTGACTAGCTTCTTGTCTGTTTTGTTTTTTAAGTTTTGGTTTATATCCAAATCGCAAATATATTGCAAATTGCATCTTTACTGTGT is part of the Gossypium hirsutum isolate 1008001.06 chromosome D11, Gossypium_hirsutum_v2.1, whole genome shotgun sequence genome and encodes:
- the LOC107913038 gene encoding L10-interacting MYB domain-containing protein-like → MVKTRNFVEGDSTLATKAVWDDELTLIFCELYVNEVNAGNRPTTHLNSKRWENVIALFQAKTQKNYRKPQLKNKWDTLKREWRLWRELLKESTGIGWCPSKKTVDATEEWWAAKIQLLERTHGHLRLVFFQVGFLWEMMHLMRDLVIQMNIVTRMKVFLLMRYHQTSHEIPNRRKQTLGAIHGKGKKSSSSRKSSRNTLTTQIEKLCESMVSPRKSVNEIIFPHSQYTISNTMDALRALGDEIPKKDELYYFATKMFQIPVKREEFLNLDPDDRVWWLRREYAEQNPIASFSSLVATSSFPFQPYHQPPPP